Within the Candidatus Tanganyikabacteria bacterium genome, the region CCATGCGCCGGCCGCCGGCTTGCCGCGCGGCGGCCTCGACGTGGCGGACGAGCGCCCGGCCCAGGCCCGCCCCCCCGGCGCTCCCCGCGACGGCCAGGTTGTGCAGCGCCCAGTCGCCGGGATCGGGCTCGGGCGGATCGCGGTGCACGATGTGCGGATCCTGGCCGGGCAAATCGGGCTCGATCGAGACCGTGCCGACGATCCGGCCGTCGATTTCCGCCACGAAGTAGGTCGCCGTCGCGAAGCGATCCAGGAGGTCGGCCGGCGTCACCGTGGCCGCCGTGAA harbors:
- a CDS encoding GNAT family N-acetyltransferase — encoded protein: MTVVPEWKIRPAQAADAPAACAIMHEAHAWNLAHGFNFTAATVTPADLLDRFATATYFVAEIDGRIVGTVSIEPDLPGQDPHIVHRDPPEPDPGDWALHNLAVAGSAGGAGLGRALVRHVEAAARQAGGRRMVLDTPENHPWLPGYYEKMGYRRIGHIQWLGKTYRSVLLGRPVVSRSR